From the Leptolyngbya sp. O-77 genome, one window contains:
- a CDS encoding RecQ family ATP-dependent DNA helicase, with translation MHLTDSVSAPEWARVRATFQQVWGYEDFRPPQDDIVRSLLSGCDALVVMPTGGGKSLCFQLPALLQTGLTLVVSPLVALMENQVQELREKRLPAALLHSELPPRQRQQTLWQLEQGKLRLLYLSPETLLSMPVWNLLSQPQVQIRGLILDEAHCLVQWGDSFRPAYRRLGAVRPALLAAKPAGTTLAIAAFTATADPQAQRTISEVLGLNQPQVFLQNPYRANLALSVQTVWSPRGRRRSLLQFIQARRGKAGLVYVRSRREGEDLADWLNQAGFRTAAYHAGLGPAQRRQIEQAWLGGQMPFVVCTSAFGMGINHPHVRWVVHYHAPLLLSEYVQEVGRAGRDGKPAEALTLVSDRPGWLNPDDRQRQQFFIEKARSQHQTAQVLIRKLPQTGSVADLSRQSPDSAIALALLHRSGQLTWDDPFHYRIHPGAKPQPFRPDPAIRQMQDYLYTRDCRWKVLLYRFGFAQDALAMRCGTCDRCQGRS, from the coding sequence ATGCATCTGACCGACTCTGTTTCTGCGCCAGAGTGGGCGCGTGTCCGGGCAACGTTTCAGCAAGTTTGGGGCTATGAGGACTTTCGACCGCCGCAGGACGACATCGTGCGATCGCTCCTCTCTGGGTGCGATGCCCTGGTGGTCATGCCCACGGGGGGCGGCAAGTCGCTTTGCTTCCAGCTTCCGGCGCTGCTGCAAACGGGGCTGACGCTGGTGGTGTCGCCGCTGGTGGCGCTGATGGAAAACCAGGTGCAGGAGTTGCGCGAAAAGCGGCTGCCCGCTGCCCTGCTGCATAGCGAGCTGCCGCCCCGCCAGCGCCAGCAAACGCTGTGGCAGTTGGAGCAGGGCAAATTGCGGCTGCTGTATCTGTCGCCAGAGACGCTGCTGAGTATGCCAGTGTGGAACCTCCTGAGCCAGCCGCAGGTGCAGATTCGCGGGCTAATTTTGGATGAGGCACATTGCCTGGTGCAGTGGGGCGACTCGTTTCGGCCGGCTTATCGGCGGCTGGGGGCGGTGCGACCGGCGCTGCTGGCAGCGAAACCCGCAGGCACAACACTGGCGATCGCCGCGTTCACCGCAACGGCCGACCCGCAGGCGCAGCGGACGATTTCCGAAGTGCTGGGGCTGAACCAGCCGCAGGTGTTTTTGCAAAATCCTTACCGAGCAAACCTGGCGCTGTCCGTGCAAACGGTGTGGAGTCCACGCGGGCGCAGGCGATCGCTCCTCCAGTTCATCCAGGCGCGGCGGGGCAAGGCGGGGCTGGTCTACGTGCGATCGCGCCGCGAAGGGGAAGACCTGGCAGACTGGCTGAATCAGGCAGGCTTTCGCACGGCGGCGTATCATGCGGGGCTGGGCCCGGCGCAGCGGCGGCAGATCGAGCAGGCGTGGCTGGGCGGGCAGATGCCGTTTGTGGTTTGCACGAGCGCCTTTGGCATGGGCATTAATCATCCCCACGTCCGCTGGGTGGTCCACTATCACGCGCCGCTGCTGCTGAGCGAATATGTGCAGGAGGTGGGGCGGGCTGGGCGCGACGGCAAACCCGCCGAAGCGTTGACTCTGGTGAGCGATCGCCCTGGCTGGCTGAACCCGGATGATCGCCAGCGGCAGCAGTTTTTCATTGAAAAGGCGCGATCGCAGCACCAAACCGCCCAGGTGCTGATCCGCAAGCTGCCACAGACGGGCAGTGTGGCCGACCTGTCGCGCCAGTCTCCCGACAGCGCGATCGCCCTCGCCCTGCTCCACCGCAGCGGCCAGCTCACCTGGGACGACCCATTTCACTACCGCATCCACCCCGGCGCAAAGCCCCAGCCCTTTCGCCCCGACCCCGCCATCCGCCAGATGCAGGACTATCTCTATACCCGCGACTGCCGCTGGAAGGTGTTGCTTTACCGCTTTGGCTTTGCCCAAGATGCGCTGGCGATGCGCTGCGGAACCTGCGATCGCTGCCAGGGGCGATCGTAA
- the gap gene encoding type I glyceraldehyde-3-phosphate dehydrogenase: MTVRVGINGFGRIGRLVLRAGINNPKFEFVGINDLVPADNLAYLFKYDSTHGMYHGTVEATSDSMTLNGHKIPCMATRNPAELPWDKLGVDYVVESTGFFTDYEGASNHLIAGAKRVLISAPTKDPEKVPTYVVGVNHEDFEPSKDVIVSNASCTTNCLAPIAKVLHQNFGIAEGLMTTVHSMTATQPTVDGPSKKDWRGGRGASQNIIPSSTGAAKAVALVLPELKGKLTGMAFRVGTPDVSVVDLTFKTEKATTYEEICAAMKAASEGPMQGILGYTEEEVVSMDFRTDPRSSIFDAKAGIALNSNFFKVVSWYDNEWGYSNRVLDLLLQMGEEDGLI; this comes from the coding sequence ATGACCGTTAGAGTCGGCATCAACGGATTTGGTCGCATCGGTCGCCTAGTGCTTCGCGCAGGCATCAACAACCCCAAGTTTGAATTTGTCGGTATCAACGACCTCGTACCCGCCGACAACCTCGCCTACCTGTTCAAATACGACTCCACCCACGGCATGTATCACGGCACGGTGGAAGCCACCAGCGACAGCATGACCCTCAACGGGCACAAGATTCCCTGCATGGCCACGCGCAACCCCGCAGAACTGCCCTGGGACAAGCTCGGCGTAGACTACGTGGTAGAATCCACCGGCTTTTTCACCGACTATGAAGGCGCATCCAACCATCTCATCGCAGGCGCAAAGCGAGTGCTAATTTCGGCTCCTACCAAAGACCCCGAAAAAGTCCCCACCTACGTCGTTGGCGTGAACCACGAAGACTTTGAGCCTTCCAAAGACGTGATTGTTTCCAACGCAAGCTGCACCACCAACTGCCTCGCCCCGATTGCCAAGGTGCTGCACCAAAACTTTGGCATCGCCGAAGGGCTGATGACGACGGTTCACTCGATGACCGCCACCCAGCCTACCGTCGATGGCCCCAGCAAAAAAGACTGGCGCGGCGGCCGCGGTGCTTCGCAAAACATCATTCCTTCGTCCACAGGTGCAGCCAAAGCCGTGGCGCTGGTGCTGCCGGAGCTAAAGGGCAAGCTGACGGGCATGGCTTTCCGCGTCGGCACGCCCGATGTGTCAGTGGTTGACCTCACCTTCAAGACCGAAAAAGCCACCACCTACGAGGAAATCTGCGCCGCCATGAAGGCCGCCTCGGAAGGGCCCATGCAGGGCATCCTAGGCTACACCGAAGAAGAAGTAGTATCAATGGACTTCCGCACCGACCCGCGTTCCAGCATCTTCGATGCCAAAGCCGGCATCGCGCTCAACTCCAATTTCTTCAAGGTTGTGTCCTGGTATGACAACGAGTGGGGCTATTCCAACCGCGTCCTTGACCTACTCTTGCAAATGGGCGAAGAGGATGGGTTGATCTAA
- a CDS encoding potassium channel family protein: MYVLIGGAGVIGISLAQTLVELGHTVALVDIDPNACRYAREQIGAMAFEGSAVSTEVLLEAGIRKADAIAAVLREDALNLAMVTLAKHYGVPQIVVRMRHRDFAEPYRIAGATTVVNAIDLAVSTMANAIEYPQVESIMHFDQGQIEILKLHIPASCRVVGRSLAEIAQDPRFPRDSLIIGYQPHHHENLVIPKGSTVLEAGSTILMATKPGSIHQAVDFIEGCPTD; encoded by the coding sequence ATGTACGTCCTGATCGGGGGTGCGGGTGTGATCGGCATCAGTCTGGCGCAAACGCTCGTAGAACTGGGACACACGGTCGCGCTGGTGGATATTGACCCCAACGCCTGCCGTTATGCGCGAGAACAGATCGGCGCAATGGCGTTTGAAGGGAGCGCCGTGAGTACTGAAGTGCTGCTAGAAGCAGGCATTCGCAAGGCCGATGCGATCGCCGCCGTGCTAAGAGAAGACGCACTCAATCTGGCAATGGTGACGCTAGCAAAACACTACGGCGTGCCGCAAATCGTCGTGCGGATGCGCCATCGCGACTTTGCCGAACCTTATCGCATTGCGGGCGCAACCACCGTCGTCAACGCCATCGACCTGGCCGTATCCACCATGGCCAACGCGATTGAGTATCCCCAGGTCGAGTCCATCATGCACTTCGACCAAGGGCAAATCGAAATCCTTAAGCTCCATATCCCAGCGAGTTGCCGCGTTGTCGGCCGCAGCCTCGCTGAGATTGCCCAAGATCCCCGATTTCCTCGTGATTCCCTGATCATTGGCTATCAGCCCCACCATCATGAAAACCTGGTCATTCCCAAGGGCAGCACGGTGCTGGAGGCGGGTTCCACAATTCTCATGGCTACCAAACCCGGCTCCATTCATCAGGCGGTGGATTTCATCGAAGGCTGCCCCACAGATTAA
- a CDS encoding esterase: MQTAPTPTAAQIDQAREAIAAYVRQIESSPDRREGAYPYCLFHEPGQPIRGTVMMFHGFSAKPHQMWRLADYLFRNGLNVYQCTLAGHAFVNPDKNWCQVDLKPEIAIPLKEKVAADPVLQASLANLTNPKAAGDLPRPSYLQRMALIARLLRIEPRLLDILKAIERPNDPDFDRYFISSHLRYLTDARDRLRELDSLPGPIFTVGLSVGGAVALALAADQPDRIARVVAYAPLLEIYGEERRKYVELAGPLDIRELGWDPALRFPVGALTANARFGKAYVQQNVRSISRTPVFMVLTENEDAADIETNRKFYQNLGGDRQGHCFYQYPQEDLVPHPMIDPTEVSQGMSNRFWQSLYQETFRFLTTGEVNSSNLRSIDQDAALPAVPPI, translated from the coding sequence ATGCAAACAGCCCCCACCCCTACAGCCGCCCAGATTGATCAAGCCAGAGAGGCGATCGCCGCCTACGTCCGCCAGATTGAGTCCAGTCCTGATCGGCGTGAGGGAGCCTATCCCTATTGCCTGTTTCACGAGCCAGGCCAGCCGATTCGCGGTACGGTGATGATGTTTCATGGGTTCAGCGCCAAACCGCACCAGATGTGGCGATTGGCAGATTACCTGTTTCGCAATGGGTTGAATGTCTACCAATGCACCCTCGCCGGCCACGCCTTCGTCAACCCCGACAAAAACTGGTGTCAGGTGGATCTCAAGCCCGAAATCGCTATTCCCCTCAAAGAAAAAGTGGCCGCCGACCCCGTGCTGCAAGCATCGCTGGCCAACCTGACGAATCCCAAAGCGGCTGGCGACCTGCCCCGACCCAGCTATTTGCAGCGGATGGCGCTGATTGCTCGATTGCTGCGGATAGAGCCGCGCCTGCTGGACATTCTGAAGGCGATCGAGCGCCCGAATGATCCCGACTTTGACCGCTATTTCATCTCATCACATCTGCGCTATCTTACCGATGCCCGCGATCGCCTGCGGGAACTGGACTCTCTGCCAGGGCCCATCTTCACCGTAGGACTGTCCGTAGGGGGCGCAGTAGCCCTGGCGCTGGCCGCCGACCAACCCGACCGAATTGCGCGAGTGGTTGCCTATGCGCCCCTGCTAGAAATCTACGGCGAAGAGCGGCGCAAGTATGTGGAACTGGCGGGGCCGCTGGATATTCGCGAACTGGGCTGGGACCCTGCGCTACGGTTTCCGGTGGGGGCGCTGACGGCAAATGCCCGCTTTGGCAAAGCCTACGTGCAGCAAAATGTTCGCAGCATTTCCCGAACGCCTGTCTTCATGGTGCTAACGGAAAACGAAGACGCAGCCGACATCGAGACGAATCGTAAGTTTTATCAAAACCTGGGGGGCGATCGCCAGGGGCATTGCTTTTATCAATATCCACAAGAAGACCTCGTGCCTCACCCCATGATAGACCCCACCGAAGTTAGCCAGGGCATGAGCAACCGCTTTTGGCAGAGCCTTTACCAAGAAACCTTCCGGTTCTTAACCACGGGCGAAGTTAATTCCAGTAACCTCCGGAGCATTGATCAAGACGCTGCCTTACCCGCCGTGCCACCGATCTAA
- a CDS encoding cation:proton antiporter: MQLGYSNCLISSCQQDYSTLNLLDLNLSDFEPVMLIGTAATATRDVPELIPVLIILLLVATAVALLSRRFRLPYVTGLVIAGLAIAELLPQRVGLNTSLILNLFLPILLFESAINTDISRLRSTLKPILLLAGPGVVLASGITALVLKFGLGLGWIPALLAGVILAITDTVSVIAVFKEVAVPGRLSTIVEGESLFNDGIALVLFGLILQAHLTGSVTLTEGVQRFVVVIAGGALLGLVLGYLCAGFFTQSDDPLSGILLTVALALGAYQLGELLRVSGVVAVVVSGLIVGNAGLSRRFSASSRITLYNFWNYAAFGVNTFIFLLIGLELELFTLWRNLPAVLLAIAAYQVGRLLSVYPLLALLRPFDRPIPLRWQHVMFLGNIKGSLSMALALSLPASLAERGNLIALVYGAVLLSLVGQGLSLPWLVKQLKLSPLSETRRQTEELQAQLIAAKAAQDELESLLKTGVLPKAVYEELRSRYQVQVARAEKLLRDRYNQRADSGAIDAGDRPKLDAIRRRLLLSEKSALQEALRKRVISEAIAREQLQQIDEQILLLEDE; the protein is encoded by the coding sequence TTGCAGCTAGGCTATAGCAACTGCCTCATTTCGTCTTGTCAGCAGGATTACTCAACGCTAAACCTGCTGGATCTAAACCTGTCAGACTTTGAGCCTGTGATGTTGATTGGAACCGCGGCCACTGCCACTCGTGACGTGCCAGAGCTAATTCCGGTGCTGATTATTTTGCTGCTGGTGGCGACGGCGGTGGCGCTGCTGTCGCGGCGGTTTCGGCTGCCCTACGTGACGGGGCTGGTGATTGCAGGGCTGGCGATCGCCGAACTGTTGCCCCAGCGAGTTGGCCTCAACACCTCGCTGATCCTGAACCTGTTTTTGCCTATTCTGCTGTTTGAATCCGCCATCAACACTGACATCAGCCGCCTCCGCAGCACTCTCAAACCAATCCTGCTGCTGGCGGGGCCAGGTGTGGTGCTGGCTTCAGGTATCACTGCGCTGGTGCTGAAGTTTGGGCTGGGCTTGGGGTGGATTCCGGCGCTGCTGGCGGGGGTGATCTTGGCCATTACTGATACGGTGTCGGTAATTGCCGTGTTCAAAGAAGTTGCTGTGCCGGGTCGCCTTTCGACCATTGTGGAGGGCGAGAGTCTGTTTAACGACGGCATTGCCCTGGTGCTGTTTGGGCTGATTTTGCAAGCGCATCTGACGGGTTCGGTGACGCTGACGGAAGGCGTGCAGCGATTTGTGGTGGTGATTGCGGGTGGGGCACTGCTGGGGCTGGTGTTGGGCTATCTCTGTGCGGGCTTTTTTACTCAGTCGGATGATCCCCTCAGCGGCATTTTGCTGACGGTGGCGCTGGCATTGGGGGCGTATCAGCTTGGGGAGTTGCTGCGGGTGTCGGGCGTGGTCGCGGTGGTGGTTTCTGGACTGATCGTGGGAAATGCGGGTCTATCGCGGCGATTTTCTGCCTCCAGTCGCATCACGCTGTATAACTTCTGGAATTATGCTGCTTTTGGGGTCAATACATTTATTTTTCTGCTGATTGGTCTGGAACTGGAGTTGTTTACGCTGTGGCGGAACCTGCCCGCTGTGCTGTTGGCGATCGCCGCGTATCAGGTGGGGCGGCTGCTGTCGGTCTATCCGCTCTTGGCGCTGCTGCGTCCCTTCGATCGCCCAATTCCCCTGCGCTGGCAGCATGTGATGTTTTTGGGCAACATCAAAGGCTCGCTGTCGATGGCGCTGGCGCTGAGCCTGCCTGCCAGCCTAGCGGAACGCGGCAATCTGATTGCGCTGGTCTATGGAGCCGTGCTGCTGTCGTTGGTGGGGCAGGGCCTCAGCTTGCCGTGGCTGGTGAAGCAGCTAAAGCTATCGCCCCTGTCGGAAACCCGCCGCCAAACTGAGGAATTGCAGGCGCAACTGATTGCCGCCAAAGCTGCCCAGGACGAGCTAGAAAGCCTGCTGAAGACGGGCGTATTGCCCAAGGCTGTGTATGAGGAACTGCGATCGCGCTATCAAGTCCAGGTGGCCCGCGCCGAAAAATTGCTGCGCGATCGCTACAACCAGCGGGCGGACTCTGGCGCAATCGACGCGGGCGATCGCCCCAAACTCGATGCCATCCGCCGCCGCCTACTGCTGTCGGAAAAAAGCGCCCTACAAGAGGCTCTGCGAAAGCGGGTGATTTCTGAGGCGATCGCCCGCGAACAGCTTCAGCAAATCGACGAACAGATCTTGCTTTTGGAGGACGAATAA
- the psb28 gene encoding photosystem II reaction center protein Psb28, which produces MAEIQFSRGITEEVVPDVRMTRSKDGTNGTATFYFENPKALSMESTEDITGMYLLDEEGELVTREVKAKFINGQPAALEAVYVIKSVDEWNRFMRFMERYAEEHGLGFTKSQGS; this is translated from the coding sequence ATGGCTGAAATCCAGTTTTCTAGGGGTATCACAGAAGAGGTCGTTCCCGATGTGCGGATGACCCGTTCAAAGGACGGTACCAACGGGACGGCGACATTCTATTTCGAGAACCCTAAGGCCTTGAGCATGGAGAGCACCGAGGATATTACGGGAATGTACCTGCTCGACGAAGAAGGCGAGTTAGTGACCCGTGAGGTCAAGGCCAAGTTCATCAACGGTCAGCCAGCAGCCCTCGAAGCAGTCTACGTGATTAAGAGCGTAGACGAGTGGAACCGATTTATGCGGTTCATGGAGCGTTACGCTGAGGAGCATGGGCTTGGATTTACCAAGTCTCAGGGTTCATAG
- a CDS encoding sulfatase encodes MSTARPDIVFIVLDTQRRDRLSCYGYPLPTSPHLDAFAANSTRFHHAVSAAQWTVPSHTTMFTGLYPSAHGVLQSYSRLPDHIPTLAERLSAGGYYTAGFCNNPLVGVINNGLRRGFYSFLNYSGLLTSRPNQAGIPSGLVGKYRQFFKRSLANLLNRVQDSFARSELMLALSFTPLMVPLWQTALSFKGNTRKSLDDAAQLLIDRKGVAADQPIFSFLNLMGTHMPYHPPRQYVERFAPSVLRDKAAQHYLKQFNGDIYGWLAPLAEVLDERQKATLDGMYDAEVAYQDELLGAFFRRLAESGRLDNTLVIVCSDHGEHLGEKQFIGHSITLYNELIQVPLIIHDPSGNLPKGTVREEVVSTRRLFHTVLTSAGLANEVEETLTLAQAPGSESDRRVFAEAIPPQNVVNLLYRRQPELVLAHACDQPRRAVWIGNHKLIETGGDSGTDRFANRLELYDFQQDPTEALNLSDILPENVEVLQECLQQFVGEYAGKGVEYGDRTGATEQHRAPGFDDPEVQRRLRDLGYLED; translated from the coding sequence ATGTCCACGGCGCGGCCCGACATTGTGTTTATTGTGCTGGATACGCAGCGGCGCGATCGCCTCTCGTGCTACGGCTATCCGCTGCCGACCTCGCCCCATCTAGACGCATTCGCGGCAAACTCGACACGCTTTCACCACGCTGTGTCTGCGGCCCAGTGGACGGTTCCCTCCCACACGACGATGTTTACCGGCCTCTACCCCTCGGCGCATGGCGTGTTGCAGTCCTACTCGCGGCTGCCCGATCACATTCCCACGCTGGCGGAGCGGCTGAGCGCAGGCGGCTATTACACAGCAGGCTTTTGCAACAATCCGCTGGTGGGCGTGATCAACAACGGCTTGCGGCGAGGCTTCTACAGCTTTTTGAACTATAGCGGTCTGCTCACCTCACGTCCCAACCAGGCCGGCATTCCGTCTGGGCTGGTGGGCAAATATCGGCAGTTTTTTAAGCGATCGCTCGCTAATTTGCTAAACCGGGTGCAGGATTCCTTTGCGCGATCGGAACTGATGCTGGCGCTGTCCTTTACGCCGCTCATGGTTCCCCTTTGGCAAACGGCGCTGAGCTTTAAGGGCAACACGCGCAAATCCCTGGACGATGCTGCCCAGCTACTCATCGACCGCAAAGGAGTAGCAGCCGACCAGCCGATTTTCAGCTTTTTGAACCTGATGGGCACGCACATGCCCTACCACCCACCCCGGCAGTATGTGGAGCGGTTTGCGCCAAGTGTCTTGCGCGACAAAGCGGCGCAGCATTACCTGAAGCAGTTTAATGGCGACATCTACGGTTGGCTGGCTCCCCTGGCAGAGGTGCTGGACGAGCGCCAGAAAGCCACGCTGGACGGCATGTACGATGCAGAGGTGGCGTATCAGGACGAACTGCTGGGCGCGTTTTTCCGCAGGCTGGCGGAGAGCGGGCGATTGGACAACACGCTGGTCATCGTGTGTTCCGATCACGGCGAACACCTGGGCGAAAAGCAGTTCATCGGCCACTCCATCACGCTTTACAACGAACTGATTCAGGTGCCACTGATTATCCACGACCCCAGCGGCAATTTGCCCAAGGGCACAGTGCGAGAGGAGGTCGTTTCGACTCGTCGCCTATTTCATACCGTGCTGACCAGTGCCGGACTGGCCAACGAAGTGGAGGAAACTCTGACCTTGGCACAGGCTCCTGGCAGCGAGAGCGATCGCCGTGTCTTTGCCGAAGCAATTCCGCCGCAAAACGTGGTGAACCTGCTCTATAGGCGACAGCCAGAACTGGTGCTGGCCCACGCCTGCGATCAGCCGCGCCGCGCTGTGTGGATTGGCAACCACAAGCTGATCGAAACCGGGGGCGATTCCGGGACAGATCGCTTCGCGAATCGCCTAGAGCTATACGACTTTCAGCAAGATCCCACCGAAGCCCTCAACCTCAGCGACATCCTGCCAGAAAACGTAGAAGTTCTCCAGGAGTGCTTGCAGCAGTTCGTTGGGGAATATGCAGGCAAGGGCGTAGAATATGGCGATCGCACTGGTGCAACGGAACAGCATCGCGCCCCTGGCTTCGACGATCCCGAAGTGCAGCGCCGCCTGCGCGACCTGGGCTATCTGGAAGACTAA
- a CDS encoding DUF427 domain-containing protein: MRDRIVPGPGQESVWDYPRPPRLEVTSKRVQVVFNGVAIADTQRAKRILETSHPPVYYIPPEDIRMEYLTPTPRSSFCEWKGQAGYYTITVGDRTAENAAWFYANPVSAYAEIKDHVAFYPSRMDACYVDGEQVQAQPGDFYGGWITQDIVGPFKGGPGSWGW; the protein is encoded by the coding sequence ATGCGCGATCGCATTGTGCCAGGGCCAGGACAAGAGTCGGTGTGGGATTATCCCCGTCCGCCTCGGCTAGAGGTAACGTCAAAGCGGGTGCAGGTGGTGTTTAATGGGGTGGCGATCGCCGATACGCAGCGGGCGAAGCGGATCTTGGAAACGAGCCATCCGCCGGTGTACTATATCCCGCCGGAGGATATTCGCATGGAGTATCTAACGCCGACTCCGCGCTCTAGCTTTTGCGAGTGGAAGGGGCAGGCGGGCTATTACACGATTACGGTGGGCGATCGCACGGCGGAGAACGCAGCTTGGTTTTATGCCAACCCAGTCAGCGCCTATGCCGAAATCAAGGATCACGTTGCGTTCTATCCGAGTAGAATGGACGCTTGCTATGTCGATGGTGAGCAGGTGCAGGCTCAACCGGGTGATTTCTACGGCGGCTGGATTACGCAGGATATTGTCGGCCCGTTCAAAGGGGGGCCCGGCTCCTGGGGATGGTAA
- a CDS encoding molybdenum cofactor biosynthesis protein B yields MEMLPHPDVEKHSVGCAVITVSDTRTPETDRSGQLMRDRLQFGGHRVLAYEILPDEPEQIRTRVLELCDRPDISVILLNGGTGIAPRDTTYDAIESLLDKTLPGFGEVFRWLSYQEIGSRAIASRATAGLRGTTLIFSLPGSSNAVRLAMDALILPELVHLTQQAQGTRNTSG; encoded by the coding sequence ATGGAAATGCTTCCTCATCCTGATGTTGAGAAGCACTCAGTTGGCTGCGCGGTGATTACGGTGAGCGACACGCGCACGCCGGAAACGGATCGCAGCGGCCAACTGATGCGCGATCGCCTCCAGTTTGGTGGCCACCGCGTCTTGGCTTACGAAATCTTGCCGGATGAGCCTGAGCAAATCCGCACTAGGGTTTTGGAACTGTGCGATCGCCCTGATATTTCCGTCATCCTCCTCAACGGCGGCACGGGCATTGCTCCTCGTGATACGACCTATGATGCGATTGAAAGCTTACTCGACAAAACGCTCCCCGGCTTTGGCGAGGTCTTTCGCTGGCTGAGCTATCAAGAAATTGGCTCGCGGGCAATCGCCTCTCGCGCCACCGCTGGACTGCGCGGCACCACGCTGATTTTCTCTCTCCCTGGCTCTAGCAATGCCGTTCGCCTGGCAATGGACGCGCTAATCCTGCCGGAGTTGGTGCATTTGACCCAACAGGCGCAGGGAACTAGAAATACCTCTGGCTAA
- a CDS encoding Uma2 family endonuclease, with the protein MAIAPSRPTLSLPDHTQLPETDGTFVKNFQEHPQSLLLTDSIRPVLDALHPDGQYAIGQDCGIYWRLTDPPERGAEAPDWFYVPNVPPLLDGQRRRSYVMWQEIVAPLIVIEFASGDGSEERDTTSPLASPESKAGKFWVYEQAIRVPFYAIYEVDKASVEVYELVGNHYQCCRPNERGHFSIAPMGVELGIWQGQYLNQDLPWLRWWDHEGNLLLNGDERAEQERQRAEQERQRAEQERQRAEQERQRAEQERQRAEQERERGDRLAAKLRELGINPEDL; encoded by the coding sequence ATGGCGATCGCCCCTTCCCGACCCACTCTATCGCTTCCTGACCACACCCAACTGCCCGAAACCGACGGCACCTTTGTGAAGAACTTTCAGGAGCATCCTCAAAGCTTACTGCTGACCGATTCCATCCGTCCTGTGCTAGACGCGCTGCATCCCGATGGGCAATACGCCATCGGGCAAGACTGCGGCATCTACTGGCGGCTGACTGACCCTCCGGAGCGCGGAGCCGAAGCCCCCGACTGGTTCTATGTGCCCAACGTGCCGCCCTTGCTAGACGGACAGCGGCGGCGCTCCTATGTCATGTGGCAAGAAATCGTTGCACCGCTAATCGTGATTGAGTTTGCATCTGGCGATGGTTCTGAGGAGCGTGACACGACTTCGCCCCTCGCCAGCCCAGAGTCCAAGGCGGGAAAATTTTGGGTGTACGAGCAGGCGATTCGCGTCCCCTTCTACGCCATCTACGAAGTAGACAAAGCCTCGGTTGAGGTCTACGAGCTAGTGGGCAATCACTATCAGTGCTGCCGACCCAACGAACGGGGGCATTTCTCAATTGCCCCTATGGGCGTGGAACTGGGCATCTGGCAGGGGCAATATCTCAATCAAGATTTGCCTTGGCTGCGCTGGTGGGATCACGAAGGTAATTTGTTGCTGAACGGCGATGAGCGGGCAGAACAGGAGCGGCAGCGGGCAGAGCAGGAGCGGCAGCGGGCAGAGCAGGAGCGGCAGCGGGCAGAACAGGAGCGGCAGCGGGCAGAACAGGAGCGGCAGCGGGCAGAACAGGAGAGAGAGAGGGGCGATCGCCTCGCGGCCAAACTGCGCGAGCTAGGCATCAACCCAGAAGACCTGTAA